Within Phycisphaerales bacterium, the genomic segment CGCGTGGCGGTTCCGACACTTATCTCCACCTGCACCCAAGTGAGAGTGCTGACCTGATCCTGGTGGCCCCCGCCACTGCCAACGTGCTCGGGAAGCTGGCGAACGGGATTGCAGATGATTTGGTCAGCACGCTGCTCCTGGGAGCCGCTTGCCCGATCCTACTCGCTCCGGCGATGAATCCACGCATGTGGGCTCACCCTGCGGTGCAGCGCAACGTTGCACGGCTGCACGCTGACGGTTGCCGGATCGTCGGGCCGGACACCGGCTGGCTGGCCTGTGGTGATGTCGGCGCCGGGCGGATGTCCGAGCCGGAGGTCTTACTGGCAGCGGTCACCACTGAATTGCGCCAACGCCCCCCCCGTTCTGCGGGCGCCTGATGCCACCGCTACCCGGCTAGGTGAACTCCGTTGTGCGGATGCCGGCGAGTTTCGTCAGATCCCGCACCACACCCTGCATTGTCTTGGCCTGAGCAGTGAGTTGCTCCGCCGCCGAGGCGGCCCTCTTCCGCAACGGCTGCACTGGCCTGGGTGGCGCTGTCCAACTGCGAAATCGAGTTGTTGATCTCGTTGACGCCCTGAGACTGTTGTGCGCTGGTCGTGGCGATCCCGTTCAACATCTCGGCCACTTCCGTGACCGATTTGCCGATGCCGGTGAGCGTCTGCCCCACGGTGCCCGCCACGCCGGTACCTTGGCGGGCGCGCTCGACAGCCGCTTCGATCAACGTGGTGGTCTCTCCCGCAGCGTCACGAGCGCGACCCGCAAGATTCCGCACTTGCTCAGCCACCACCGCGAAGCCCTTCCCGTGATCTCCGGCGCGGGCTGCTTCGACGGCCGCATTCAGCGCCAGCAGGTTGGTCTGGAAAGCGATATCCTCGATCACCTTGATGATCCGGCGGATGCCCTCGGCCGAGGTGTTGATCGCCGACATGGTTTCGTTCAGTTCCCGGGTCGTACCATCTCCGGCCGCCGCGGCACGCTGCGCGTCGTGTGCCCGTTCGTTTGCCTGGGCAGCACCATGAGCGTTCGCATCGGCGGCCTGGGTAATCTGCCTCAATGCACTGGCGGCGTGCTCCAACGCGCCGGACTGCTCGGCCGTGCTTTGCGCCAACTGCTGGGAGGCGGAAGCGACCTGCGAGGCGGCGCTGTCCACCTCGGCAGTTCCGTCTGCGAGTGAAGCCACAATCCGCTTGACGGGCAGCGTGATGGACCTTGTCAGGAGCAGTGCGCTGATCGTGGCGAAGACCGCCGCCGCAAACCCCGCCCCTACGCAGGCCCAGATTACGCCGGAGCGGGCCTGGGCACCGCTGGCAGTAACTGCGGTGACGGTCTCCGCGGCCTGAGCTTCGACCTGTCTGGCGGCGGAGAGGAACTCGTCTTCATAGGAGCCCACGCCGATGACCCAGTCCCAGGGGGCGAAATAGGAGAGCACGGCGATCTTGGTGCGTGGCTGGGGGTCATTGGGGTTTTGCCATGCGTAGCGCACTGCCGTCGTCTCGGAGCCGCGCAGTTTCAGGGCGGCATCGCACATCTCGGCGATGACGAGTCGACCATCCGCATCCTTTACGTTGACGATGTTCTCACCGTCGCGTGTGCCATTTTGTGAGATGACATAATGGCCGCGAGTTGAGCCCGCCGCGTTCAATACGAATACGTATCCGGTGTCACCAACCTTGAGGGATTGAATGGCCCGGCGCAGCTCGACGGAGCTTTCCTGCGGCACACCGTTGTACAACATGCCCACGATTTCCCCCGCCGCGTTTCGTAACGGAGCGTAGGAGGTGATGTACCACCGGTCGACGACGAAGGCCCGGCCGACAAACGTTTCCCCTGCAAGTACTGCCCGAATCACGGCATTCGGGTTGCCGCTGGGCTCGACGGCGGGAATATACGTGCCGACGGCACGCTGGCCGTCACGGGTGCGGACGTTGGTGGCGACCCGCAGCATGTCGCCCGCGGCATTCATGCGCTGGAAGATGGTGCTGGTACTACCGACCAGTTTCTGATGGGCATCGACGAACAGGCCGTCTTCAGCACTTTCCGGCGTCAGGACGAGATCGCCCCAGCTCAGGGCCGGCAATTCGACAGCCCGGGCATTTTCATTGAACTGATTGGTGGCGTTCCACGTGTAAGTCTGCGTGGTCAGGGCGACGGTACCATGGTGCTGGACCAGATCGGTGAAGACCTGCAGATTGGAGCGCACCACGCTATCAAGCAACTCCTGCTGAGCTACGCACATGGCACGGATGATGACGGCCTGGTGTTCAAGGTCGGTCTGTGCAGCGGATACGAGCGCGTCGCGGGAGATGTTGCTGTTCTCTGCGAGTGCAGTCTCCACCTGGGCGATCGTGCGCGTAAAGCCGGCCGTCACCTGCCAGGCGGCAATGCCGGTTCCGAGCGTCAAGGGTCCAACTCCTTGTCATGTAAGTCTTGGCTGGGGGGGGGCGCTGCGGCTGTATCACCGCCGTGTCCGCCGCTCTTAACTGAGGGCCAACCGTTTCGGGGGATATCGACCATGGTGGCGTTGTGGTGCAGTAGGGCATGCGGTCGCACACGCTCCCGGAGGATAATCCGCGAGGAATCTGCGGAATTGCCCCTCCATCAGTTGGTCAACAGCAGTCGGGGAGCAACGGCTTGCCGTGCGTGTGGGTATGGCAAAGGAAATTACAGCCGCGTACTACACGTAGTAGTCCTCAGGCGGTCGGGGCCCCGTATAATGCCGCCATAAGCGGGAGAGTTCATGCGGAGTCGATCAATGAACGGTTGGCTTGGGTGTTGCAGCGGGCGGTGACGTTGCTGATTGGGGCGCATCAACGAGCGATGGCGCCTCGGAGCGGATGGAGGGTGTAGCGATGAGCACCTGCACCGGAGAAAGTGTGGCTACGACAGCCGCGAGTTCGTTCGTTCACTTGCACGTCCACAGCGAGTACTCACTGCTGGATGGGGCCTGCCGGGTGAGCGAATTGGTGAAGCGGTGCAAGGCACTGGGCATGCCGGCCATCGCGTTGACCGACCACGGCAACCTTTTCGGCGCCATCGACTTCTATACAGCCGCGGTAGCTGCCGGGGTGAAGCCGATCATCGGCTGCGAGGTGTACATGGCGGTCGGCGACCGCCGCGATCGTGAGCTGAAGGTTCACGGCGAGTCGAGCCATCACCTGCTGCTGCTGGCGCAGAATTTGACGGGCTACCGCAACCTGCTAAAGCTCGCGAGTGCGGGCTATCTCGAGGGGTTCTACCGCAAGCCGCGCATCGACAAGGAGATCCTGCGAGCCCACGCCGAAGGGTTGATCTGCACGAGCACGTGCCTGGGCGGCGAAATTCCCCAGGCCTTCTGCCGGGAGAACGCGGCCGAAGCGAAGGCCATCGCTGAAGAGTACCTGCGGATCTTCGGGCCGGAGCGTTTTTTCATCGAATTGCAGGATCACGGGATAGCCGAGCAACGCGTCATCAACCCGGAGCTGGCGGGCCTGGCGCGCCGGATCGGTGTGCGCACCATTGCGACAAACGATGTGCACTACCTGACCCACGACGACGTGGAGGCGCACGACGTCCTGTGCTGCATCGCAACGCGCGCCCTGGTCAAGGACGAAAACCGCTTCAAGTTCGAGGGTGATCAGTTCTTCCTCAAATCGCCGGAGCAGATGGCCGCTGCCCTGCCAGACTTTCCGGAGGCGCTGGCGAACACGCGCGTGGTTGCCGACATGTGTGACGTGACCTTCGATTTCACGCAGCGGTTCGCCCCGCGCTATGAACCCCCGGCAGGCAAATCGGACGACGTGTACCTGCGCGAACTGGTCTACGCCGGCGCTGCGGAGAAGTACGCCGAAATCACCGCGGAACTGCGGGAGCGTATCGACTACGAACTGGACGTCATCAGTGGCAAGGGCTTCAGCAGCTACTTCCTGATCGTTTGGGATTTCGTCAACTACGCCCGCGAGAACAACATCCTCGCGCTGGCACGCGGCAGCGGCTGCAGCACGGTGGTGGGTTATTGCCTGGGGTTCAGTACGGCCGAGCCGCTGCACTACGGGCTATATTTCGAGCGCTTCATGGACCCGGAGCGCGACGAGATGCCCGACATCGACATCGACATCTGCATGCATCGGCGGCAGGACGTGATCGAGTACGTCCGGCAGAAGTACGGGCACGTGGCGCAGATCATCACGTTCGGACGGCTCAAGGCCCGGGCGGCGGTGCGCGACATCTGCCGTGTGCTGGACGTTCCGCTGAGCGAAGCGGACCGCGTGGCCAAGCTCGTGCCGGAAGAGCTGAAGATGACGATCGCGAAGGCCCTGGAGCGCGAACCGGAGCTGCAGCGCCTGTACCGCGAAGATCCGACCATCCGCAAAGTGCTCGACATCGGCCGGCGCCTGGAGGGACTGGCACGGCACGCGTCGGTGCACGCGGCCGGTGTGGTCATCGCGGATGTGCCGCTCGACACGCTCGTGCCGTTGCATAAGCAGAGCGAAGGCAAGGAAGTGACGACACAGTTCGAGGGGCCCACGGTCGAGAAAATCGGCCTGTTGAAGATGGATTTCCTGGGACTGCGCACCCTATCGCAGATTCAACTGGCCTGCGAGCTTGTGGAACGCAACCACGGTGTGCGCCTCGACCTCGACCAGCTCGACCTCACCGATCCGCGCGTCTACGAGATGCTTGCCCGGGGTGAGACCAAAGGCGTGTTTCAGTTCGAATCCGGCGGCATGCGTGATGTCCTGCAGAAAATGAAACCCAACCGGATCGAGGATCTGATCGCCGCGAACGCGCTCTTCCGGCCCGGCCCGATGGAGTACATCGACGAGTATGTGGCTCGCAAGCACGGTCGCAAGAATTGGAGCACACCGCACCCGATCATGACCGATGTCCTGGCCGAGACCTACGGCATCATGGTGTACCAGGAGCAGGTTTCACGGCTGGTCAACCGCTTGGGGGATGTGCCGCTGCGACGCGCGTTCCGGCTGGCCAAGGCGATCTCGAAGAAGAAACAGTCGATGATCGAAGCGGAGCACGAGCCGTTCCTCGCCGGCTGCGAAAAGAACGGTGTCTCGCGCAAGATCGGTGAGCAGATCTTCCAGGACATCCTCAAGTTCGGTGGTTACGCCTTCAACAAGGCCCACTCCACCGGGTATGCGCTGGTGGCCTTCAAGACGGCTTATCTGAAAACGTACTTCCCGGCCGAGTTCATGGCCGCGGTGATGACGTACGAAGCCGGGGATACCGACAAGATCGCCCAATACATCGAAGAGTGTCGGCGCATCCGCCACCCCGACGGCACCGTGGGCATCGCGATCAAGCCCCCGTGCGTGCAAAGCAGCGACGAGCAGTTCACGGTCGTGTATGACGAGCCGGTGGGTGGAAGCGCCCGGAGGGGAGCGATTCGCTTCGGACTGGCGGCCATCAGCGGCATCGGTGAGAAGGCCGTGCGCGCGATCCGAGCGGCGCGCGATGCGGGTGGACCGTTTCGCGACCTGTTCGATTTCTGCGAGCGGGTGGATCTGGTGGCCGTGAACCGGGGGGTAATCGAGGCGCTGATCAAGGCGGGGGCGTTTGATCAGACCGGCGCGATGCGCAAGGCGCTGATGAACGTGGTTGAGCAGGCGATCGAGCTGGGGCAGGCCGCCCAGCGCGACCGCCGCTCCGGGCAAATGTCGATTTTTGGCGAACTGGACACGGTGGTGACGCCTCCGGCCCCCCACGTCGGCCGCGAAGAGTGGAGTGACACCGAGATGCTTGCATACGAAAAGGCAACGCTCGGTTTTTTCATCACGCGGCATCCACTGGCGCAGTACGAAACCGTCGTGCGGCGCTTCAGCACACACGATACCAGTGATCTCATGCGGCTGTCGGATGGTCAGCAGGTTGTGCTCGGCGGTTTGGTCACCAAGATGCGCAGCGTTCCGATCAAGTACGGCCGCCAGGTCGGGCGCAAGCTCGTGCTGGTGACGCTGGAGGACTTTGCCGGCTCGGTCGAGGTGATCGTGTTCCCGGCTCAGCAGGAGCAGGCCGTTCCGTTGTTGAAGCCCGACGCGGTGGTGTTCGTCGATGGCGAAGTGGACCGGAAGCGCGAGGAACCCAGCGTGCGGGTGACGCGCATCGTGCCGCTGTCAGACGTAGTCAACCTGTATTGCCGCGAGCTGATCGTACGGATTCGCAGTGCCGGCGCCAGTGGCGAAACGATGACCCGGCTGCGCGACCAGTGCCAGCGGTACCGCGGGGCCTGCCCGGTATACCTCGAACTTGCCACGCCCGAGGGCTACCTCGTCACGGTGCAGTCACAGCAGTCCGGTCGTGTCCAGGCCACCATGGACTTCGCATCGGCGGTAGGGCAGTTGCCGGGGGTCGAAGGCGTGTACTGGGTCGGTCCGCGCGGCCTGGCGCGGTGCGGGTGAGCTGTACCGCGCAGGTTCACTGCTTTTCGGCCAGCACGCGCTCATCACCACGGCGGCGCGTAACGCCGGCGGCATCCAGCCGCTCCACGAGTGGCACGACGTACTTTCGCGACGAACCCAGCAGTGTACGAATCTCCGCGACGGTCAGCGCACCCCTGGAATGCAGAGCGGCCGAAACCTGTGCGACAACCCGCTGCCACGCTTCGACATGCAGCCAGAGTCCGTCGGCCAGGCGCACGAGTTGTCCCCGGGCTTCGGCCAGGCGGAGCAACTCGCGGAGGCGTCGCTCGTTCTTCGGGGTACGGGCGACCAGGTGGCCCCAGTCGGGCGGTTGTGCGCCCCCGGCCGCGATTTCGTGCAGGGCCTGCTCCAGCAAGGCGGCATCCGCGGCTGGCAACGCCTCGCGCTGTCGTATTGGAACGATAAACTCCCCCGCGCGCACGACGAAACCACGGCGCAGCAACTCCTCTGCGAGCGCGGGTCGATACCGTGCGGGGCAGGCGCGCGGCATCCACATCGGCCACTGGTTGCACAGGATGCCGGGTGAACGGGGATTGGCCTGGTTGTACTGTGCGAGGCGCGCCGCAAGCTCCTCCCCCGTCTGCCGGATGAGTTGGGTGTGGATGAGCAGTGGTACTTCACCGCCGGGGAGGGCCTGCAACGTGCCGACCGCCAACAACGCCGCCGCGACGGCGCTCGCCGCATTGCCGTCCGGCAGGCCGGCCGCCGTGGCGAGCAGTGTGGCCGGTGGAGTACGCCAGCCGAAGGCCTGCACGGCCGCTACGAGGCGAGCGGCGGGTGTGCCGGTACGAAGCGTCTCCAGCAACGTCGGTTCGGTAGGGTGCCGTGAATTCCAGCGCTGCGCGTTCGGAAGCACGAAAACACCACCTCCGAGGGTGTACGTGGCGCTTTCGTCGCGGAGGATGAAGCGTTGCCCCCACGCGGCAACAATGGGCTCTGCGGGGCGCAGTTGGGCATAGCCGCGGTACCGCGTGTGCGGCTGAATCGGTGTCGCCAGGAGCAGTTCCGCCAGCACTTCGCCGGTACCGCAATGGGCGCGTACCCGGAACTGCCCGCGGGTGGCCTTGCCCAATGGCCGAAAGCGTGGCAACCAAACGTCGGCGCATACGGTCGGCACGAGTGCCCCGGGCGTCGCCAGTTCGCACCCGCGCGGGACATCCGCGACCGCGATTCCCGCTAGATTCACCCCCAGGCGCATGCGCCCGTGGGCCGCCGCGCGCGTGTCGCGATGGACCTGGAGGTCGCGGACACGCACGGTTTGGCCGGCCGGCCAGAGTTCGAGCAGGGTGTCACGGGTGAGTGCGCCATGACTTACGGAGCCGGTCGCAACGGTGCCGCGCCCCGCAATCGTGAAGGAGCGATCGATGGGCAGGCGGAACCACCGGTAGGGGGCTTCCGTCGTGCGCGGCCGAGCGGCAAGTGCGACGAGCAAATCGCGCAACTCGGCGATGCCACGGCCGTTCTCGGCCGAGGTCCAGACAGCGCCCGCGACCGTGAGCCCGATCTCGCTGAGCAGGTCGCGGACCTCCCCTTCAACTTGCGCGGCCCACTCGTCATCGACGAGGTCCAGCTTGGTCAGCACGAGCACGCAGCTATCGACGCCGAGCAGTGCCAGCACTTCAGCGTGCTCACGGGTCTGCGGCATCACGGAGTCATCGGCGGCCACCACCAGCAAAGCCACGTCGATGCCCGTGGCTCCCGCGACCATGGTGCGGATAAAACGTTCGTGGCCGGGGACATCGACGAAGGAAAGATCAACGTCAGCATGCGAAGTGTGTGCGAAGCCCAATTCGATCGTCATGCCGCGGGCTTTCTCCTCAGGCAGGCGATCGGGGTCGGTGCCTGTGAGAGCCCAGACGAGGCGACTCTTGCCGTGGTCAATGTGACCGGCGGTTCCGATGACGAGGGTGCGGGCAGGTCCCATGCCCGCATTGTAGGGCGGACATTGGTGGGCATGCCGATAGCGCCTGGGCAGAACCGTGGTCAGCGACCGTCATGGTGCGACGGGCAGGCGGACTGGCAGCGTGTGAACACCCTGCTTGACGACAGTTTGCTGAAGCATGCCGACGGAAGTGGTCGTTCCCGTATCAGCAGTCGCGTACCACTCGTAAGCCCGGCCCGGCTCCAGCCCCGTCCATATGACCGCACCTTCCTGTCCGGGACGCAGTACGATCTGGCCGAGCTCAGCGAACGGTGTTTCGTCGCCACCCATGTCGTAGGGCAGGGCAAAACGATGTTCCGAGACCACCAGCCAGGCGTCGCGCGTGGGTGAATAGGTTGTGACGAAAATGGTGTTCCGCGCCGGTGAGAAATGCAGCAGCCGCAGCCAGCCGTCGCCCCCGTTGGGACGACACTGGTAATCCGAGAGTACGGCGTGGACGATGCGACCGTCATGGTTCAGCGTGCGCCGGTTGGCTTCGCACATGTGCCCGCCCAGCATCAGGAACAGGTTCTCATGTTCGCGCAGACGCGTATACAGGGCACGGCCCTGCGGCGAGAAATCGCCGCCGAAGACGGGGGGATCGAGCAGGTGATGCGTGCAGACGATGGCCCGGCGGTCGGGGTGCGCGGCGAGCACGGCATCGGCCCAGTCCACCACGTCCAAATTCACGGTTGGGTCGTACTCCAGGAACAGCGCGATGAAATCGAGCCCGCCGCTGCTGAAGAGAATGAAGTGGTTATCGTTGTCGTCACCGAAGTGGCCGCCGTACCACGACTGAGTGGCGAAACGTTCGACGCCGAACCAGGTATTGAACGCGGCCGTCCCAGCGGGGTGGCCGTGGGGAGACTGATCGTGATTGCCGACGCACAACCCAAACGGCAGGTCGGGTACGCTCTCCAGCACGCGGACGGCTTCATCGGCAAACCCCATCTGCAACGGCGTCGGGCGATTCACGATGTCGCCGAGGTGCAGTACGGCGGCGATGTTCAGAGCATCACGCTGTGCCGCGATATAGCCGGCCTGTGTGCGGAAGATGTGCGTGAAATTCTGGGAGTAGTATTGCGTATCAGGTAGTGCCACGAGGTGAAAATCCGGGCCGGCAGCGGTAGCCGGTCGGCCAAAGAAGCGCACCTTCACAGGTCCGGTGGTGCGCTCCAGCGCGAGGCGCAGTTCCAAGGCGACTTCGGACTCACCGGTGAGGCGTGCGGACTTGGTGAGCTGCGGCAATAGCCCTTCACCGCCGCAGCCACCCAGCCAGGCACACACACCGACGATCCACACGGTGCTGAGACAACGCCGGAAGTTCCAATGCATACCCGCTCCTTGACGCCGGCGGACCGGATCCACCGAAGGCGCTTACGCCGTTATTTATGGGGCGAGAAATTCCTTTTCGATGTACCGCGCGGCCTGTTCGAAAGCGGCGGCGGCGGCGGTGAAGTCCACTTCCATCTGTTTCAGAGTCACACCAGCAAGAATACGTGAAGTGACGCTGGCCTGTTTGTGCAATGGAATCTGCGCGGATGGACTACGGGCAAGTTGCTCTTCGACCGCGGCGGTCAGCAGGAAATCGGCCAATTTTTCAGCATTGGACGGGTTCGGGCTATCCTTGAGCAGTGCCAGCGTATTCGGCAGGAGCAGGGTACCCATTTGGTCGGGGCCACTGTCGGGGAAAACGACGACAACCGGCCGCCCCGCTTCGATCTCGATGATCGCATCGTCGGTATCGGTCATGCAGAAAGCGACTGCACCGCGTCCGACGGCTTCGGCCGCGGTCTTGTTTCCGGCCAGTACCTGCACATCATTCGCCTTCAGACTCGCGAGATAGGCCTCGGCCTCTGTGGCGCCCAGCTTCACATACAGGCAGGCAATGTGCGAGGCGGTCATCCCGAAGAGCGGGCGGGCGATGGCCGCCTGCCCCTTCCAACGGGGATCGGCGAAGTCGTAGATGGACGTGGGGCGGGCATCCGCGGGCACAAGGTCTGTATTCACGAGGATGACGCGTGCGCGCGTGGCGAAGCCGTACCACTGCTGGTCCGGGTCGCGGAAGGCCGCGGGAAACTGGGCCGCCTCGGCGGGCTGAAAGGGCCTCAGCAACCCTTCATTCTTGAGCCGCAGCGTGTTCAGGATCTCGTTGTTCCAGAAGACGTCGCACCGCGTGCGGCCGGTCCGGCCCTCCTCGCGGATGCGGTTGGTAAGCCCGACGGTCTTGGTCGACTCGGCATCGTACACGGCCTCGACGCGGATGCCGGTTTGTTGCTCGAAAGCCCGCAGGATGGGCTCGGAGAACTGCCGGTCGAGCGCCGTGTACACGACGACGACTTCCTGTGGCGGACGTTCGCAGCCAACGGTGATGATCAGCATAAGGAAGCTTGAAAGCAGGGAGAATAATCGCATACGCAACCCCTCTCAGTACCGTTGGCCCTGCGACGGCCGGCCCGCGACCCGCTCGACGCTGCCCAGATACGATAGCAGCAGGGCGGCCGGGAGCAAGGCGCAGAGCCCCGCCAGAATCGCGAGCACGGCGAGGTCGCGATAGACGCCGTAGTGAATGTTGTTGGCGGCGTAGACGTACACCGTTTCCCACGCCGGCGGTGCCAGTAACACGGTCGCCGCATCACCGGCAAACGCGAGCACGAACACGACCACTCCGACGAGTAGCAAGTCGCGCCGCAGCAACGGTAGCAGGATGTGAGCATACAGGCCGGTGCGCATGCACCCATCCACTCGGGCAGCCCAGATCAATTCCTGCGGAATCCGGCGGATTGCCGGCAGTAGCAGCACGATGCCGACGGGCAATAGCCGGATCACAGCGGCAAGCACGAGGATCACTGGACTGTCGTGCAGGTCGCCGCGCCAGTCGGGGTGGTTGAACAGGTGGATGAGGCCGATGCCCAGTACCGGGGTCGGTGTCGCGAGCAGCACAACCACCAGCCCCACCAAGATGGCACCGGCCCAGCGGCGCCAGCGGATGGTGGCGGCATAGCCCACGGCGGCCACGGCCACGAACACCCCCGCGGCAGCCGCGACGCCCACCGATCGCAGCAACGGGGGGAGTAACGCCGCCGCGGCGTGGCGCACCGCGTTCGGGTCGTCAAAGTATTTCAGCAGCGCCGGCCCCAACACGGCAACGGGGGTGAGCAACAGCGCGAGACAGGCCAGCGCCAGCGGCCAGCGCCACGGTCCGAGCCGTAGGCGGTCGGGCGACTCGGCGAATCCCGCGAGGGCGTGGGTGCCCAACTCACGCAGCAGTGGACGCGCTACCAGCAGCAGCACGGCGAGGATGAGCACCATGGGAAGCGCAGTCAGCACCGCGCCGATGCGGCGCGCCTGGGCATACTGCGTGAAGACTTCTTCGGCGAACGTACGGATTTGCAGCGTATTGGCGAGCATGAACTCGGTGGCGGTGAGCAGCAGTACTAGCAGCCCCACCGCAAACACCCCGGGTCTGGCTTGCGGCAGGGTAATTCGCCAGAGCACCTGGGCGCGGCGGGCATCCAGGAGGGCCTGTTCTTCCACGGCGCGCTCCGCCGCGGCGAAGATTCCTCCGAGCAGCAGGGTTGCGAGAGGTGTGAACAGCAGGCCGTTGAGCAGCCCGCACGCCAGCAAGGAGCCGCGCCATTCGAAGATCGGGACGCGCGCAAAGAGGAAGACAAGCGTCACATAGGGCGGGATGCAGAAAGCCACGACGGAAGCCGCGATCAGCACACGTCGCAGCGGCAGGTCCGTGCGGAACGCGAGTAATCCCAGTGCGGTGCCGAGCGTGAGGGCGGTCGCCACCGCGAGGCCCCCGACCCGCAGCGTGTTCACCAGCAGGTGCTGCCACCGCCCCAGTGCGACCAGCTCGTGGGCATGGGGCACATGGCCGGTCACAAGAGCAACGACGGCCTCCGTGAAGACGTAGAACGGCACGCTTGCCACGAGCACAAAGAGCGCAACGTGAACGCATACCACGGTGGCGTCCGACCATGCGGTCCGGCGCCAGGCCTCGCGAATGAACTGTCGGCCCGCGGCCCGCTGCGGCTGCATCGCGATAGGAGAGTACCATCCGCGGCCATGCACCGGTACTCGGGGTGGGGTGCGAATTCCTGGGCAGGCCCGCGGGGCTGGCGAAGCACGCGGGGCGGAGCGCTGCAGTCAGCACTCCGCCCCGCGAAGGATCTGGCGGTCACAGGGGTGACCAACCGGCTACTGTCCCAGGGCCACTATGGGCACGTACTCACGCACGGTGCCGGTGGGGCCTTCAGAAGCGCGATGAAGGGCGAGATGTCGGCGAAGTTGACGACGCCGTCACCGTTCGCATCGCTGTTGAGG encodes:
- a CDS encoding extracellular solute-binding protein → MRLFSLLSSFLMLIITVGCERPPQEVVVVYTALDRQFSEPILRAFEQQTGIRVEAVYDAESTKTVGLTNRIREEGRTGRTRCDVFWNNEILNTLRLKNEGLLRPFQPAEAAQFPAAFRDPDQQWYGFATRARVILVNTDLVPADARPTSIYDFADPRWKGQAAIARPLFGMTASHIACLYVKLGATEAEAYLASLKANDVQVLAGNKTAAEAVGRGAVAFCMTDTDDAIIEIEAGRPVVVVFPDSGPDQMGTLLLPNTLALLKDSPNPSNAEKLADFLLTAAVEEQLARSPSAQIPLHKQASVTSRILAGVTLKQMEVDFTAAAAAFEQAARYIEKEFLAP
- a CDS encoding ABC transporter permease subunit, which translates into the protein MQPQRAAGRQFIREAWRRTAWSDATVVCVHVALFVLVASVPFYVFTEAVVALVTGHVPHAHELVALGRWQHLLVNTLRVGGLAVATALTLGTALGLLAFRTDLPLRRVLIAASVVAFCIPPYVTLVFLFARVPIFEWRGSLLACGLLNGLLFTPLATLLLGGIFAAAERAVEEQALLDARRAQVLWRITLPQARPGVFAVGLLVLLLTATEFMLANTLQIRTFAEEVFTQYAQARRIGAVLTALPMVLILAVLLLVARPLLRELGTHALAGFAESPDRLRLGPWRWPLALACLALLLTPVAVLGPALLKYFDDPNAVRHAAAALLPPLLRSVGVAAAAGVFVAVAAVGYAATIRWRRWAGAILVGLVVVLLATPTPVLGIGLIHLFNHPDWRGDLHDSPVILVLAAVIRLLPVGIVLLLPAIRRIPQELIWAARVDGCMRTGLYAHILLPLLRRDLLLVGVVVFVLAFAGDAATVLLAPPAWETVYVYAANNIHYGVYRDLAVLAILAGLCALLPAALLLSYLGSVERVAGRPSQGQRY